The following coding sequences lie in one Xyrauchen texanus isolate HMW12.3.18 chromosome 25, RBS_HiC_50CHRs, whole genome shotgun sequence genomic window:
- the eno1a gene encoding enolase 1a, (alpha) isoform X2, with protein sequence MSILKIHAREIFDSRGNPTVEVDLYTKKGLFRAAVPSGASTGIYEALELRDNDKTRFLGKGVKRAVKYVNEFLAPALCNQSVSVLEQEKIDNLMLDMDGTDNKSKFGANAILGVSLAVCKAGAAEKGVPLYRHIADLAGNPEVILPVPAFNVINGGSHAGNKLAMQEFMILPVGASSFKEAMRIGAEVYHNLKNVIKEKYGKDATNVGDEGGFAPNILENKEALELLKNAISKAGYTDKIVIGMDVAASEFYKGGKYDLDFKSPDDPSRYITPDQLADLYRSFVKDYPVVSIEDPFDQDDWEAWTNFTASTKIQVVGDDLTVTNPKRIAKAVSDKACNCLLLKVNQIGSVTESLQACKMAQSNGWGVMVSHRSGETEDTFIADLVVGLCTGQIKTGAPCRSERLAKYNQLLRIEEELGDKARFAGQNFRRPI encoded by the exons ATGTCCATCCTGAAGATCCATGCTCGTGAGATTTTTGACTCCCGTGGAAACCCCACTGTGGAGGTTGACCTGTACACCAAGAAAG GTCTCTTCAGAGCTGCTGTGCCCAGTGGTGCTTCTACTGGTATTTATGAAGCCCTTGAACTCCGCGACAATGACAAGACACGTTTTCTGGGCAAAg GGGTGAAAAgagctgttaaatatgtaaatgagTTCTTGGCCCCTGCTTTGTGTAATCAG AGTGTGTCAGTCTTGGAGCAGGAGAAGATCGATAACCTGATGCTTGATATGGATGGCACAGACAACAAGT CAAAGTTTGGTGCTAATGCCATTCTGGGTGTTTCCCTGGCTGTGTGCAAGGCTGGTGCTGCAGAGAAGGGTGTCCCTCTCTATCGCCACATCGCAGACCTCGCTGGCAACCCAGAAGTCATCCTCCCAGTCCCT GCATTCAATGTTATCAATGGTGGTTCCCATGCTGGCAACAAGTTGGCCATGCAGGAGTTCATGATCCTGCCTGTTGGTGCCAGCAGCTTCAAAGAGGCCATGCGCATTGGTGCTGAGGTCTATCACAACCTGAAGAATGTGATCAAGGAGAAATATGGCAAAGATGCCACTAATGTGGGCGATGAAGGTGGCTTTGCCCCTAACATCCTTGAGAACAAAGAAG CTCTTGAGCTGCTGAAGAATGCCATTAGCAAGGCTGGCTACACCGACAAGATTGTGATCGGCATGGATGTGGCTGCCTCTGAGTTTTACAAGGGTGGCAAATATGACCTGGACTTCAAGTCACCCGATGACCCTAGCCGTTATATCACCCCTGACCAGCTGGCTGACCTCTACAGGAGCTTTGTCAAGGATTACCCTG TGGTCTCCATTGAGGATCCATTTGACCAGGATGACTGGGAGGCCTGGACCAACTTCACTGCCAGTACTAAAATCCAGGTGGTGGGCGATGACCTTACAGTAACCAACCCCAAGCGCATCGCTAAAGCCGTGTCTGATAAGGCCTGCAACTGCCTGCTGCTCAAGGTCAACCAGATTGGATCTGTCACAGAGTCCCTGCAGGC ctGTAAGATGGCCCAGTCCAACGGCTGGGGTGTCATGGTCAGCCACCGCTCTGGAGAGACAGAGGACACCTTCATTGCTGACCTCGTGGTCGGACTTTGCACTGGCCAG atcAAGACTGGTGCTCCTTGTCGATCTGAGCGCCTGGCCAAGTACAATCAGCTGCTGAG GATTGAGGAGGAGCTTGGTGACAAGGCTCGTTTCGCTGGCCAGAACTTCAGGAGGCCCATTTGA
- the eno1a gene encoding enolase 1a, (alpha) isoform X1 — MSILKIHAREIFDSRGNPTVEVDLYTKKGLFRAAVPSGASTGIYEALELRDNDKTRFLGKGVSKAVEHINKTIAPALVSQSVSVLEQEKIDNLMLDMDGTDNKSKFGANAILGVSLAVCKAGAAEKGVPLYRHIADLAGNPEVILPVPAFNVINGGSHAGNKLAMQEFMILPVGASSFKEAMRIGAEVYHNLKNVIKEKYGKDATNVGDEGGFAPNILENKEALELLKNAISKAGYTDKIVIGMDVAASEFYKGGKYDLDFKSPDDPSRYITPDQLADLYRSFVKDYPVVSIEDPFDQDDWEAWTNFTASTKIQVVGDDLTVTNPKRIAKAVSDKACNCLLLKVNQIGSVTESLQACKMAQSNGWGVMVSHRSGETEDTFIADLVVGLCTGQIKTGAPCRSERLAKYNQLLRIEEELGDKARFAGQNFRRPI; from the exons ATGTCCATCCTGAAGATCCATGCTCGTGAGATTTTTGACTCCCGTGGAAACCCCACTGTGGAGGTTGACCTGTACACCAAGAAAG GTCTCTTCAGAGCTGCTGTGCCCAGTGGTGCTTCTACTGGTATTTATGAAGCCCTTGAACTCCGCGACAATGACAAGACACGTTTTCTGGGCAAAg GTGTCTCAAAAGCTGTTGAGCATATCAATAAAACAATTGCACCTGCTTTGGTTAGCCAG AGTGTGTCAGTCTTGGAGCAGGAGAAGATCGATAACCTGATGCTTGATATGGATGGCACAGACAACAAGT CAAAGTTTGGTGCTAATGCCATTCTGGGTGTTTCCCTGGCTGTGTGCAAGGCTGGTGCTGCAGAGAAGGGTGTCCCTCTCTATCGCCACATCGCAGACCTCGCTGGCAACCCAGAAGTCATCCTCCCAGTCCCT GCATTCAATGTTATCAATGGTGGTTCCCATGCTGGCAACAAGTTGGCCATGCAGGAGTTCATGATCCTGCCTGTTGGTGCCAGCAGCTTCAAAGAGGCCATGCGCATTGGTGCTGAGGTCTATCACAACCTGAAGAATGTGATCAAGGAGAAATATGGCAAAGATGCCACTAATGTGGGCGATGAAGGTGGCTTTGCCCCTAACATCCTTGAGAACAAAGAAG CTCTTGAGCTGCTGAAGAATGCCATTAGCAAGGCTGGCTACACCGACAAGATTGTGATCGGCATGGATGTGGCTGCCTCTGAGTTTTACAAGGGTGGCAAATATGACCTGGACTTCAAGTCACCCGATGACCCTAGCCGTTATATCACCCCTGACCAGCTGGCTGACCTCTACAGGAGCTTTGTCAAGGATTACCCTG TGGTCTCCATTGAGGATCCATTTGACCAGGATGACTGGGAGGCCTGGACCAACTTCACTGCCAGTACTAAAATCCAGGTGGTGGGCGATGACCTTACAGTAACCAACCCCAAGCGCATCGCTAAAGCCGTGTCTGATAAGGCCTGCAACTGCCTGCTGCTCAAGGTCAACCAGATTGGATCTGTCACAGAGTCCCTGCAGGC ctGTAAGATGGCCCAGTCCAACGGCTGGGGTGTCATGGTCAGCCACCGCTCTGGAGAGACAGAGGACACCTTCATTGCTGACCTCGTGGTCGGACTTTGCACTGGCCAG atcAAGACTGGTGCTCCTTGTCGATCTGAGCGCCTGGCCAAGTACAATCAGCTGCTGAG GATTGAGGAGGAGCTTGGTGACAAGGCTCGTTTCGCTGGCCAGAACTTCAGGAGGCCCATTTGA